CGCGCCTATTCAACCTGGTGCGGGAAAAATACGGCTACGCCTACCAGACCGGCATGGAATACAGCAGCACGCGTGAACTGGGCTATTGGTTCGCCTATTCCTACTGCGATCCCGATGACCGCAAACCCTGCCTGAGACTGATGCGCGAGGTCCTGGCCGCCGTTTGCGCGGAAGGCGTGGGCGCTCAGGAACTGCTGCAAGCCCAAAACTACCTCTGCGGCATGAACCGCTTCGACGCGGAAAGCGCCGCCCTCCAGGCCGTGCTGCTTTCCAGCCTCAGCGCCCTCGGCTATGAGCCCGGTTTCTATCTCAACCGCGAACAGCGCATCCGGGCAATGGATCTGGACACCGTGAACCGCGTCGCCCGCGAGTGGCTGCGGCCTGATAACCACTGGACCCACATCCTCGCATGATCACCCTCGGACTCGACATCGGCTCCCGCAACACCAAGCTGGTCATCTACAACTCTGATGACCGCTCCATCCTTTTTGCCAAGTGGATTTCAACCGAAGTGAACCCCCTCGCGTCCGTGGAGGCCCTTTTGGCCCAAGCGCTCGCCCAAACAGGCTCCGAGACTCCCGGTACGGCAGCCTGCACAGGATACGGCCGAAAACTCTGGAAACACGGCAGGGTGCTTTCGGAGATCTCCTGCCATGCCGCCGGGGTGCGCCATTTCCATCCCGAGGCCAGGACCATCATCGATATCGGCGGCCAGGACGCCAAGATCATCACCCTCGCTGCCGACGGCAAGGTCCGCGATTTTGTGATGAACGACAAATGCGCTGCCGGCACCGGACGCTTTCTGGAAATGACGGCGCTGCGCCTGGATTGCACTCTGGACCAGCTTTCCCAGCTGGCTTCGCTTTCCACGGCCGCCCTGAATATCTCCTCCACCTGCGTGGTCTTCGCCGAATCCGAGATCGTGGGCATGATCGCCGAAAACGCCGCTCCGGCCGATATCGCCCGTGCCGTCCACAACTCCATCGCCAGCCGCGTTCTCACCCAGATCAGCGCCCTGGCTTTCGAACCCCCGGTGGTCTTCACCGGCGGAGTAGCCCTCAACAACGACCTGGTGGCTTGTCTGGCCAGGCAACTGCAACTCCCCGTTGGCGTTCCTCCCTCTCCGGAGATCACCGGCGCTCTCGGCGCAGCCATTCTCGCGGCAACATGAAAATAGACTATCATCTTCATACAGAGTATAGTTACGATAGTAAACTTAAAGCTTCGGATTTGATCTATAAGGCTATCGAACTCAATTACGAAGCCATCGCCATCACGGAACACCTCGATCTGTATCCCTATGAACTCACCCGCTTTGGCCTGCCCTCCTTTGCCCGCTAC
This is a stretch of genomic DNA from Candidatus Cloacimonadota bacterium. It encodes these proteins:
- a CDS encoding acyl-CoA dehydratase activase; this encodes MITLGLDIGSRNTKLVIYNSDDRSILFAKWISTEVNPLASVEALLAQALAQTGSETPGTAACTGYGRKLWKHGRVLSEISCHAAGVRHFHPEARTIIDIGGQDAKIITLAADGKVRDFVMNDKCAAGTGRFLEMTALRLDCTLDQLSQLASLSTAALNISSTCVVFAESEIVGMIAENAAPADIARAVHNSIASRVLTQISALAFEPPVVFTGGVALNNDLVACLARQLQLPVGVPPSPEITGALGAAILAAT